Within the Arthrobacter caoxuetaonis genome, the region AGCCGGAAGGACTCAGCGCGCCGGCAGCCGGAAAAGACCGGATCAGCCTCACGGTCACCGATCTTGACGGGCTCGCCGCGGACGTTGCGGCGCTGGGGCCGGCTGCCGAGGCAGTCCATCCTCCCGAGCTGCGCAGCATGGTGCAGGCCGCTCTGATGGCCGCCCGGGAGAGACAGCTGGAACCCGTTCCGGAGTTCCCCGAGCCCGCAGCGCCCCGGACCAGGGCACCGAAGGCCGCTGGGGCGCAGGAGCGGCTCAGCCGGCTGCTGGACCTGGTCCCGTACATCCTCGCCAACCAGGGCGCGGACCTGGAGGAAACCGCCGGCAGGTTCGGCGTGAGCGCGGAGCAGCTCGCTGCGGACCTGAACCTCTTGTTCGTCAGCGGTCCGCGCTACTACCCCAACGGGCTCATGGACGTGGATTTCGAGACGGGCGAGATCTTCATCGACAACGCCGACAACCTCTCCCAGCCCGTCCGGCTGTCCATGGATGAGGCCGCCGCCCTCATTGTCGGCCTCGACACCCTGGCCGCCCTGCCGGGTGCTGCCCCCACTGACGCCGTCGCCAGTGCCCATGCCAAGCTCAGCGAGGCGGCCGGAACCGCCGGGACCGCCGGGTCCGCCATAGCCGCCGCGGTCCTCCCATCGGGGGCCGCACCGGCCCTCCTTGAGGACCTGCGCCGGAGCGTCAGCGACAAGCGCCGGCTCTCGATCCGGTACGTGGTGCCCAGCCGCGACGAGGTTTCGGAGCGGGTCATCGATCCCCGCCGCATTTTCTCCGAGAACGACACGTGGTACTTAGACGCCTGGTGCCACCGGGCCGAAGCGACCCGGTTTTTCCGGATAGACCGGATCGTGGACTGGGAGGACGCCGGCGCCGTTCCCCCGGACACCCCGGAACCCGTCCAGCAGTTCCCTGCCAGCCTGTTCACCGCGGGGGAGGCCGATGAGTCCGTCACAATCCGCCTTCTGCCCGACGCGTCCTGGGTAGCAGAAGCGTATTCGGCAGAGCTCAGCACCGCACTGCCGGACGGCAGCCAGGTTGTTGTCCTGCGAACTCCTGCCACGGGCTGGATTCCGGGATTCATCGGGCGTCTGGGCGGAGCGGCGTCCGTAGCGGCACCCGAGGAACTGCGGAGCGCCACAGCGGCCTGGCTCGATGCTGCCCTGGAAAACTACGCGTGAACTGCTCATGACACCCCGCGTGCCGGAAACCGCAGCGGCATAGGGTGCTTGCCACGCTCCACTATGCTGGGACCATGCCTTGGTGGTCGTGGATCGTTATATGGGTTGCCGTTACGGCGGTTGCCCTGCTGCTGTATGTGCTGATCGGCATCCGGCTCTTCCGCAAGTTCATGGCGGTGCTGGGCGAAGTGCAATCAGCCGGGTCCCGGTTGTCCTTTGCGCCTCCTGCCCCCTCGCCGGTAGCTGCGGACTCACTGCCGGCGGTGTTCCTCGATCCTGCCGCTGCGAGGCGCCGGTACGAGGACGGCAAGGCAGAACGGAAAGAGGCCCGGCGCGAACGCCGGGTCGAGCGGCGGCACCTCCGCGGGCAACCGCGGGCGTGGCGCGATATCCCCGGGCTCTGACATAAAATGGCTTGTAACGAAAGGACACCGGCATGCGCCTAGAAGGCTGGCATATTGTCATCATCATTGTTATTGCGATCCTCCTCTTTGGAGCTCCCAAGCTCCCGGGACTGGCACGCAGCGTTGGACAGTCCCTGCGGATCTTCAAGTCCGAGGTACGCCAGATGAAGGACGAGAACACGTCCGGAACAGCTGACGGCGAGCCCATGGAAGGCCGTGTCGTCAATAACCCGGCCAACCCGGCGCACCCTTCTGCCACGCCCAACCAGGGGCCGGCACCGACGCAGACACCGCCGCCGGGATCCACTCCCGGCACCGGTAATCCGCACACCACCCCGTAGCGGCAGTGGCGCTGAACCGAGGGCGCAAATCCAACCCTGAAGGGCGGATGGCCCTCAAGGAACACCTGAGGGAATTCCGCAACCGGCTGTTCAAGGCGGCAATCGCCGTCGTGCTGGGCACGGTGGGGGGATTCTTCCTCTACATGCCCGTCTTCAATGAACTGACTCGTCCTGTCCGGGAACTTTCGGAGCAGGAGGGGCGGCTCGCGACGATCAACTTCGACGGCGTCGCGACCTCCTTCGACCAGATGATCCAGGTCTCGGTCTTCATTGGCGTGCTGGTATCCAGTCCCTTCTGGCTCTACCAGCTGTGGGCGTTCATCACGCCCGGCCTGCGGACCAAGGAGCGCCGGGCCGCGCTGGGGTTCCTGGCTGCCGCCGTTCCGCTGTTCCTGGCAGGGGTGGGGCTCGCTTGGCTGATCCTTCCGAATGCCGTCGGTGTCCTCACTGACTTCACCCCCGAAGGCGCAGCCAACGTCATTACCGCCTCGGTGTATCTCGCCTTTGTCCTTCGGCTGCTGCTCGCCTTTGGCATTGCCTTCCTGATCCCCGTTGTCATGGTCGGGCTGAACCTGCTGGGGCTGCTCCCGGCGAGGACCATAGTCAAGTACTGGCGGATCACGGTCTTCATCATCTGCCTCTTCGCCGCCATGGCGGCCCCCGGCGGCGATGCCCTGAGCATGTTCTACCTTGCCGCACCGCTGCTGGTGCTCTTCGCCGTCGCCGTCGGCCTCTGCTTCCTTAACGACAAGCGCCGCACCCGCCGCAACGCAGCCAGGGAAGCCGCTGTGGACGCTGAGGCAGACAAGGCATCGACCCTCGAGGACATCTAGCCCTGCCCGAACACCGTTTAGGCTGGAGATATGACTTCCCCGTCTGAGCGGTACCAGGCCGCCAAAGAACGCACCGGACACGCACGGACCCGTCTGGCAGTCTTCGAGCAGTCCCTGGGCTTCGATCTCGACCCTTTCCAGATCGAAGCCTGCCGCTCGGTGGAGGCGGGACGCGGCGTGCTCGTGGCAGCACCGACCGGCGCCGGCAAGACGGTCGTGGGGGAGTTCGCCGTCTACATGGCGCTCGAACGGGGCCTCAAGGCTTTCTACACGACGCCGATCAAAGCGCTCAGTAACCAGAAGTACGTGGAGCTTTCGGCGTCTTACGGGCCGGAGAACGTTGGCCTGCTCACGGGGGACACCAGCATCAACCCCGACGCTTCAGTGGTCGTAATGACGACTGAAGTCCTGCGCAACATGCTGTACTCCAATTCCGCGACGCTGGATGACCTTGGCTACGTGGTCATGGATGAGGTCCATTACCTCGCCGACCGTTTCCGCGGTGCGGTCTGGGAAGAAGTCATCATCCACCTGCGCTCTGACGTGCAGCTGGTGTCACTGAGCGCGACGGTGTCCAATGCCGAGGAGTTCGGAGCATGGCTGGACACGGTCCGCGGGGATACCGACGTCGTCGTCACCGAGCACCGGCCGGTACCGCTGTGGCAGCACGTCATGGTGGGCCGGGACATCGTTGACCTCTTCGCCACCGATGTGTCCTTTGACGAAGCTGCGGACGATTCCGAGCGTCCGGCCGGCATTCAGGAAAAGGTGAAGGTCAACCCGGAACTGCTCGACCTGGCACGCAACGAATCCCGGCTGAACCAGCGCTCCCGCTGGGGTTCACAGCGGCCCGGCTCTGGCGGCCGCAAATACGAGCGGGGCCGCGGCAGTTCCGCTCCCGCCGCGCCGCAGACGCGCACCCCCCGGGCTTCCCGCCCGCAGGTCATCAGCCAGCTGGACAAGCGCGGACTGCTTCCGGCGATCACGTTCATTTTTTCGCGCAACGGCTGCGACGCCGCAGTCCGGCAGTGCGTCGACTCCGGACTGGCCCTGACCACGGAAGCTGAACGCCGGGTCATCGCGGCAATGGTGGATGAAGCCAGCCGGGACATTCCCGAAGACGACCTGGAGGTGCTGGGATTCTGGACCTGGCGCGAGGGGCTGGTCCGCGGCTTCGCGGCCCACCACGCCGGCATGCTGCCCACGTTCAAGGAAGTCGTGGAGAAGCTGTTCGCCGCCGGCCTGGTCCGCGCGGTGTTCGCCACGGAGACCCTCGCCCTGGGCGTCAACATGCCGGCACGCTCCGTGGTCTTGGAAAAGCTGGACAAGTTCAACGGTGAAGCCCACGTAGACATCACGGCGGGGGAGTACACGCAGCTGACCGGCCGCGCAGGACGCCGCGGAATCGATGTCGAAGGCCATGCCGTGGTCCTCTGGCAGCCCGGCACCGACCCCGCGGCGGTTGCAGGCCTCGCCTCGCGGCGCACCTATCCGCTGAACTCATCGTTCCGGCCGACCTACAACATGAGCATCAACCTCATCGCACAGTTCGGCCGCGACCGTGCCAGGGAAATCCTCGAGTCCTCCTTCGCCCAGTTCCAGGCGGACCGGTCCGTGGTTGGGCTGGCACGGCAGGTGCGTTCCCGGGAGGAATCCCTCACCGGGTACGAGAAGGCGATGACCTGCCATCTGGGGGACTTTTCCGAGTACTCGGCCATGCGCCGGAAACTTTCCGACCTGGAGCAGTCGGCCTCCAAGTCGAAGGCCCGCAGCCGCCGCAGCGCGGCCGCCGCTTCCTTGGAAACCCTGCGTCCCGGGGACGTCATCGATGTACCGGGCGGGCGCAGTCCCGGCTACGCAGTGGTCCTGACGCCGGACACCAGTGCGCGTGAACCCCGGCCAACCATCCTCACCGAAGACAAGCAGATCCGGCGCCTGAACGTGGGGGACCTGGATGGGCCCCTGGATGTGGTCTCGCAGATCCGGATCCCGAAATCCTTCAACGCCCGGACGCCCAAGGACCGGCGTGACCTGGCTTCATCGCTGCGCAACGCCTTGCGCGAACACCGCCCGCCCCGGCCCGCCGGCGGGCGCGGTGCCTCGCTGCATGCAACGGGTACCGAGCGGCAGGAGCAGGCGATTGCCGAACTGCGCCGTAAACTGCGTGCCCATCCGTGCCACGGCTGCAGCGAACGGGAAGACCATGCCCGCTGGGCCGAGCGCTGGTGGAAGCTGCGCCGGGAGACCGACAACCTGACCGCCCAGATCCGGGGCCGCACGAATACCATCGCCAAGACATTCGACCGTGTCAGCTCGGTATTGGAGCATTACGGATATGTCGCTCCGGATGCCGACGGAGTACCGCAGGTCACGCCTGCAGGCAGCAAGCTTCGCCGGATTTACGGTGAGCGGGACCTGCTGGCGGCGCTGGGCCTGGAACACGGGGCGTTCGACGATCTCGACGCCGTCGAACTGGCCTGCCTCGCCACGGCACTGGTCTACCAGCCCAAACGCGAAGAGCGCGGGCTGCGCCCGCGGATGCCCAGCGCCGTGCTCGACGGCGCCGTCGACATCCTGATCCGGCAATGGTCCGAGCTGACGGACCTCGAGGAAGCGGAGAAGCTGCCCCTGACCGGTGAACCTGAACTGGGCCTGGTCTGGCCGATGTACAAGTGGGTGCAGGGCAAGCACCTCCAGGTGGCCCTCAACGGCACCGAACTGGCGGCCGGCGACTTTGTCCGCTGGTCCAAGCAGGTGATCGACCTGATCGACCAGCTGGCCAAGGTGCCCGAGCTGCAGCCTGACCTGCGCCGGCGCTGCCGTGAGGCCATAGACCTGATCCGCCGCGGCGTCGTGGCCTACTCCGCCGTCAGCGAATAGCCGCCCGCCGGGCGGCCGCTTCCGGCTACGGTCAATTCTGTCGTCCCGCCGCGGACGGTTTAGCGCAGCAACTACGAAGAACAGGTGAGTCCTTGAACAGCACGGCCCCGGCGAATGAGCTGGTCCTTTACCGCAACGGTTCGGTTTACAGCTCGGCCGATCCTTTTGCGACCGCCATGCTCGTGGACGGCGGCACCGTCGCCTGGGTCGGTTCCGAGCAGGCGGCCACCTCGATCCAGGACTCCAAGATGCGGGTCGTGGATCTTCAGGGTGCCCTCGCTGCACCCGGCTTCGTCGACTCGCACGTCCACCTCACGGAGACCGGCCTGGCCGAATCTTCGCTGGACCTCTCCGGCGTCCGCTCCCTGGCAGAGCTGCTCAGCACTGTTGCCGCTGCAGCCGGTGAGTCCTCCGGGCTTCTGCTCGGGCACGGCTGGGATGAATCGGGCTGGCCCGAAGCGCGGATTCCCACTGCGGCAGAGCTGGATGCGGCCTCCGGAAACCGGCGGGTCTATCTGGCCCGCGCAGACGTGCACTGCGCCGTCGTTTCGGGGACCCTGGCAGCCGAACTCGGCCTGTCCGGCATGGATGGCTGGGACAACGGCTTTGTGACCCGCGGTGCCCATGAGGCTGCCCGCACCGCATCCCGCAATCTGAGCCTTCAGGAACGTGCCCGCTTCCAGCGTGCCGCCTTGGACCTGGCTGCCTCCCGGGGAATCGTAGCAGTGGCCGAAATGGCGGCTCCCCATATTGCTCCACCGGAGGACCTGCGCCAGCTCCTGGGCCTTGAAGGCACACTCGGTTCCGTTCCCGGCCCGCAGGTCCTGCCGTACTGGGGCCAGCTGGCAACCACTGAACAGGACCTGGCAGACCTGCGGGAAGCGTTTGGCGGTAAACTCCTGGGCCTTGCCGGAGACTTGAACATTGACGGTTCCTTCGGCGCCCGGACAGCGGCGGTGCGGCTCCCGTATGCGGATGCTCCGGAGACTTCGGGAAGCCTCTACCTGGGCGAGGAAGAGGCAGCCCGGCACCTTGAACTGGCCACCCGCGCCGGCCTCCAGGCCGGTTTCCACGTCATCGGCGACGCAGGGCTGGACACAGTGCTGGCAGCACTGCGCCGCGCAGCGGAGGCCGTGGGGGAGCAGAAGCTCCGCGCGGCGCACCACCGCCTGGAGCATGTGGAACTGACTGACGACGGCGCCATCGCTGAACTGGTCCGCTTTGGGGTCACTGCCAGCATGCAGCCGTCCTTCGACGCCGCCTGGGGCGGCGGCAGCGGCATGTACAGCCAGCGGCTGGGCAGCCGGAGCAGTTCCATGAACCGCTTCGCGTCGCTGCTTTCCGCCGGGGTTCCCGTAGTCTTCGGTTCTGACGCACCCGTTACCGCGCTTGATCCCTGGCGAACGGTCCAGGCGGCCGTGTCCCATTCCAACCCCCAGGAGCGCATCTCCGCCCGGGCCGCGTTTATTGCCCATACCCGGGCAGGCTGGCGTGCCGCCGGGACCGGCAATCCGATGCTGGGCCAGCTTGCACCCGGAACCCCGGCCTCGTTTGCTGTCTGGGAGGCCGACGAGCTGATGGTGCAGACTCCCGACTCGTCCGTAGCGTCCTGGAGCACCGATCCCCGGGCAGGAACACCGTTGCTTCCCGCCTTGGACACCGGTTCACTTCCGCGCTGTCTGCAGACCGTGCACCTCGGTACGGAACTGTACCGCGCACCGGATTTCAATTAGGGGTCCGAATATTCCCCTTGGAACTTCTCTGGAAACCCCCTCTGACCTGCAATTACGTAGAAGTCGCCTAGTCAGCATTGTGTTGACACTCTCCGCTCAGCACGTAGGCTAAGGGGACTGCGGACCGGAGACGCCTTGTGCCGATGCCAGTCCGTGAGGCCCGTGCACACGTGCGTGGGGGGTGGTGGTTCGTCCACCAGAAATGTGTTCGGCCACCAGCAGCAACGCATTGGGGTGGGTTCATCCGTCAGTAGAAAACAGGTCCGGCTTGCCCGGGACTGGCCCGAAGACGGCGGAACCCGCCCCTCTGTGCGCCTGCGCATCCAACGTACCCGCACGGGCGTCTGCCCGGACGCGTCCCATATACTGGGAGACCTGCCTATCGGCAGTACCCCTCCGGGCCGCGATCAGCGCGGCTCGTGTTTGTTGAAAGGCCATGCGTGCGCGTCCTCACCATCATCCCCACCTACAACGAGATCGAGTCGCTACCCAAGACCCTGGCACGGCTGCGGGCCGCTGTACCTGACTCGGACGTGCTGATTGCGGACGACAACAGCCCCGATGGTACAGGCGCCTTCGCCGACGAACAGGCAGCCCGCGATCCGCAGGTCCATGTCCTGCACCGCAAGGGCAAGGAAGGGCTTGGCGCTGCCTACATCGCAGGCTTCCGCTGGGGTCTGGACAAGGGTTACGACATCCTCGTGGAGATGGACGCCGACGGCTCCCACAAGCCCGAGCAGCTGCCGCTCCTCCTCGACGCCTCGAAGGAAGGGGCTGACCTGGTCATCGGTTCCCGCTGGGTACCGGGCGGGTCGGTTGTGAACTGGCCACTGCACCGCAAGCTGCTTTCCCGCGCGGGGAGCACGTATTCACGGTTCATGCTGGGAATCCCGGTCCGCGATATCACGGCCGGGTACCGCGCCTTCCGCCGCACCACCCTGGAGAAACTGGACCTCTCCGCCGTTGAATCCGTGGGCTACGGCTTCCAGGTGGACATGACGTTCCGGGTAGCGCGGCTGGGCCTGACCATCAAGGAAGTTCCCATCACCTTCGTCGAGCGAGAGTTTGGCGCGTCGAAGATGAGCGGCAACATTGTTTTTGAAGCGATTGGGAACGTGACCAAGTGGGGCCTGGGCGCCCGCTGGGAGAAACTAACCCGCCGGGGCTGAGCCCCCGGACAGACACACCGGGTACGGCAAAGGCCGGCTGCCGTTACGGCAGCCGGCCTTTGTACGTCCGGAGCGGGTCCTGCCGGCGTCTACCGGAAGGCAGGGAGACAGCTGCTAGGAAGCAGCACGCTCCCCGCGGCGTTCGCGCAGCTTGTCCAGGCGATCTTGGAGGATGACCTCAAGCTCTTCGATGCTGCGGCGTTCGAGCAGCATGTCCCAGTGCGTACGTACAGGCTTGTCGTTGCTGGTGTCCGGCTTCTCGCCGTCAACCAGCAGGGCTTCCTTACCGGTCTTGGAAACCCATACCGGAGGAACCTCGGCTTCAGCGGCAAAGGTCACGAACACCCGTTCGCCGTCCTCGCACCGGTATTCGACACGCTGGCGGGGAGCCGGCTCCACACCGGATTCCGTCTCCATGCTCTGCGCACCCAGTCGCATACCCCGCAGGCTACGATCGCTCATTATCTCTCCCTCAATCAGTTTTCGAAGGACCGCTGGGGTCCATCTTTAGTGCTCGCTGCGCCGAAGGGGCAGCCCCCCGTGCTCTGTGCAGCACCAAACGGTTCGTCTGGTAGAACGCCGCAGCCGCAAATCCTGTTCCCGGCAGAGCTGACTTACAGCCCATACCCCGGCAAACAACCAATTATACCGGCAGCCGGGCAGCGGCACGTACCGGGTCTAAGGAGCCTGTTCCCCGGAGCCGACCGGAACACCGGTGCCGGTGCCTGCAGCGGAGCCAGGCGCAGCGACGGGGGAGGAGGGACCGGGCTTCACATCGGGAAGGAAATCTCCCAGTGCTGATCCCACGCCCCGCAGTGCCTCGCCCAGCTCGCTCGGGATGATCCACAGCTTGTTGGCGCTTCCCTCTGCCAGCTTCGGCAGGGTCTGCAGGTACTGGTAGGCAAGCAGCTTCTGGTCCGGGTTGCCCTTGTGGATCGCATCGAAGACCTTCTGGATGGCCTGTGATTCACCGTCTGCCCGGAGAATCGCTGCCTTGGCGTCACCCTCAGCCGCCAGGATCGCAGCCTGCCGACGGCCTTCTGCGGTAAGGATCTGGGACTGCTTGGTACCTTCGGCGGTCAGGATGGTTGCACGGCGTTCACGCTCGGCACGCATCTGCTTTTCCATGGAGTCCTGGATGGACAGGGGCGGCTCAATCGCCTTGAGCTCAACCCGGGAGACCCGGATGCCCCAGCGGCCGGTGGCTTCATCGAGGACCCCGCGCAGCTGGCCGTTGATCCTGTCGCGGGAGGTGAGCGCTTCCTCGAGGTTCAGCCCGCCGACGACGTTTCGCAGCGTGGTGGTGGTGAGCTGCTCGACGGCGTGGATGTAGTTCGCGATTTCATACGTTGCGGCCCGGGCATCCGTGACCTGGAAGTACACGACAGTATCGATGGAGACCACGAGGCTGTCCTCGGTGATCACCTGCTGCGGCGGGAAGGAAACGACCTGCTCACGCAGGTCAAGCAGCGGCAGGAGCCGGTCGACGAATGGAATGAGGATGTTCAGTCCAGGGTCCAGCGTCCTCAGGTACTTGCCGAGCCTTTCCACCACGCCGGCCCGCGCCTGGGGGATAATCCGGACGGATTTGACCAGGACGACCAAGACGAAGATGACCAGGACGGCCAAAACGATAAGCACTACGGTGGTTTCCATATTCCCCCTTGAAAGGTGGCCGGTGCCTGGGTGGTCCGGCCTCTGTCTGCCCCCGTTCCAGCGGAGGACTGTGGCCTTCGGGCGGAGCCGTCGGGCCAAGGATTCGGTTCGGTACTACCGGCCGGAAAGCCCGTCGCCGCTGCCCGGCTCCACGCCCCTGCCGCGGCCGGGCTTCAGCGGTTCGACGACCGCCGTCGCGCCCTCAATGCGGGTGACGGATACTTCTTCGCCTGCGGGAAGCAGGGATCCATCACCGGACCGGGCGGTCCAGGTGTCACCGGCGAGCTTCACGGTGCCGGTGCGCGAGCCGACGGGTTCCAGGGTGAGCGCAGCTTCGCCGATCAGGCGGTCAATGTTGGACCGGTGCTCTTTGGTGCCCATCTTCAGGTGCTTGAGGCCGATGGGCCGGACGACCACGATCATCAGCAGGGCCACAACACAGAACAGGACTACCTGAAGGAACAACGGAGCGGCAAGGACAGCGGCAAGCATCGCGGCGAGGGCACCTGCGGACAGCATGGCGAAGAAGAGATCCAGCGTCAGTGTCTCTATGGCAGCAAAGCCGAGAAAGAGCACCAGCCAGACAACCCAGCTGTAATTGACGAGCCAATCGAACAGTTCCTGCATGATGCTTCCCTCCGGCTCAGTCCGGTCGGTGTTTGGGCGGCGGGCTGAGAAAGTTTGCTGGTCCTTGGGCACATTCTGCCTGACTTTCCGTGCTTAACCTAGGCGTCCGCGGAGCCCGGGCGCGCCCCGCGGGCGGCGCTGCGCACCCGGCGGGCTAGACGGCGGCGAAACGGGAAACAGAAAAAGCCGCGCTTACGGACA harbors:
- a CDS encoding helix-turn-helix transcriptional regulator; translation: MSQQPAEKRTERLLNLVIAMLSSRRGFTKHELFEEIELYSEAASTEAREKLFDRDKAFLREQGIPVESYSDDALFEGDNTVQRYRIRSEEYRLPEVTFSSAESAVLALAAQMWEQAALGSAAARAVRKLRARGVIAEDAAASPIQPGIRTSDPTFSAVFRATAGRVPITFGYRATGGTEATRHLEPWGMGSRYGHWYVVGWDRDRQAERYFRLSRMTTAVKTGRGTYTVPAHFDIHASLASLDAVFPAQRAVVDVRSGAGAELRLRAGTANATGPEPEGLSAPAAGKDRISLTVTDLDGLAADVAALGPAAEAVHPPELRSMVQAALMAARERQLEPVPEFPEPAAPRTRAPKAAGAQERLSRLLDLVPYILANQGADLEETAGRFGVSAEQLAADLNLLFVSGPRYYPNGLMDVDFETGEIFIDNADNLSQPVRLSMDEAAALIVGLDTLAALPGAAPTDAVASAHAKLSEAAGTAGTAGSAIAAAVLPSGAAPALLEDLRRSVSDKRRLSIRYVVPSRDEVSERVIDPRRIFSENDTWYLDAWCHRAEATRFFRIDRIVDWEDAGAVPPDTPEPVQQFPASLFTAGEADESVTIRLLPDASWVAEAYSAELSTALPDGSQVVVLRTPATGWIPGFIGRLGGAASVAAPEELRSATAAWLDAALENYA
- the tatA gene encoding Sec-independent protein translocase subunit TatA, giving the protein MRLEGWHIVIIIVIAILLFGAPKLPGLARSVGQSLRIFKSEVRQMKDENTSGTADGEPMEGRVVNNPANPAHPSATPNQGPAPTQTPPPGSTPGTGNPHTTP
- the tatC gene encoding twin-arginine translocase subunit TatC, with protein sequence MALKEHLREFRNRLFKAAIAVVLGTVGGFFLYMPVFNELTRPVRELSEQEGRLATINFDGVATSFDQMIQVSVFIGVLVSSPFWLYQLWAFITPGLRTKERRAALGFLAAAVPLFLAGVGLAWLILPNAVGVLTDFTPEGAANVITASVYLAFVLRLLLAFGIAFLIPVVMVGLNLLGLLPARTIVKYWRITVFIICLFAAMAAPGGDALSMFYLAAPLLVLFAVAVGLCFLNDKRRTRRNAAREAAVDAEADKASTLEDI
- a CDS encoding DEAD/DEAH box helicase translates to MTSPSERYQAAKERTGHARTRLAVFEQSLGFDLDPFQIEACRSVEAGRGVLVAAPTGAGKTVVGEFAVYMALERGLKAFYTTPIKALSNQKYVELSASYGPENVGLLTGDTSINPDASVVVMTTEVLRNMLYSNSATLDDLGYVVMDEVHYLADRFRGAVWEEVIIHLRSDVQLVSLSATVSNAEEFGAWLDTVRGDTDVVVTEHRPVPLWQHVMVGRDIVDLFATDVSFDEAADDSERPAGIQEKVKVNPELLDLARNESRLNQRSRWGSQRPGSGGRKYERGRGSSAPAAPQTRTPRASRPQVISQLDKRGLLPAITFIFSRNGCDAAVRQCVDSGLALTTEAERRVIAAMVDEASRDIPEDDLEVLGFWTWREGLVRGFAAHHAGMLPTFKEVVEKLFAAGLVRAVFATETLALGVNMPARSVVLEKLDKFNGEAHVDITAGEYTQLTGRAGRRGIDVEGHAVVLWQPGTDPAAVAGLASRRTYPLNSSFRPTYNMSINLIAQFGRDRAREILESSFAQFQADRSVVGLARQVRSREESLTGYEKAMTCHLGDFSEYSAMRRKLSDLEQSASKSKARSRRSAAAASLETLRPGDVIDVPGGRSPGYAVVLTPDTSAREPRPTILTEDKQIRRLNVGDLDGPLDVVSQIRIPKSFNARTPKDRRDLASSLRNALREHRPPRPAGGRGASLHATGTERQEQAIAELRRKLRAHPCHGCSEREDHARWAERWWKLRRETDNLTAQIRGRTNTIAKTFDRVSSVLEHYGYVAPDADGVPQVTPAGSKLRRIYGERDLLAALGLEHGAFDDLDAVELACLATALVYQPKREERGLRPRMPSAVLDGAVDILIRQWSELTDLEEAEKLPLTGEPELGLVWPMYKWVQGKHLQVALNGTELAAGDFVRWSKQVIDLIDQLAKVPELQPDLRRRCREAIDLIRRGVVAYSAVSE
- a CDS encoding amidohydrolase produces the protein MNSTAPANELVLYRNGSVYSSADPFATAMLVDGGTVAWVGSEQAATSIQDSKMRVVDLQGALAAPGFVDSHVHLTETGLAESSLDLSGVRSLAELLSTVAAAAGESSGLLLGHGWDESGWPEARIPTAAELDAASGNRRVYLARADVHCAVVSGTLAAELGLSGMDGWDNGFVTRGAHEAARTASRNLSLQERARFQRAALDLAASRGIVAVAEMAAPHIAPPEDLRQLLGLEGTLGSVPGPQVLPYWGQLATTEQDLADLREAFGGKLLGLAGDLNIDGSFGARTAAVRLPYADAPETSGSLYLGEEEAARHLELATRAGLQAGFHVIGDAGLDTVLAALRRAAEAVGEQKLRAAHHRLEHVELTDDGAIAELVRFGVTASMQPSFDAAWGGGSGMYSQRLGSRSSSMNRFASLLSAGVPVVFGSDAPVTALDPWRTVQAAVSHSNPQERISARAAFIAHTRAGWRAAGTGNPMLGQLAPGTPASFAVWEADELMVQTPDSSVASWSTDPRAGTPLLPALDTGSLPRCLQTVHLGTELYRAPDFN
- a CDS encoding polyprenol monophosphomannose synthase; amino-acid sequence: MRVLTIIPTYNEIESLPKTLARLRAAVPDSDVLIADDNSPDGTGAFADEQAARDPQVHVLHRKGKEGLGAAYIAGFRWGLDKGYDILVEMDADGSHKPEQLPLLLDASKEGADLVIGSRWVPGGSVVNWPLHRKLLSRAGSTYSRFMLGIPVRDITAGYRAFRRTTLEKLDLSAVESVGYGFQVDMTFRVARLGLTIKEVPITFVEREFGASKMSGNIVFEAIGNVTKWGLGARWEKLTRRG
- a CDS encoding RNA polymerase-binding protein RbpA is translated as MSDRSLRGMRLGAQSMETESGVEPAPRQRVEYRCEDGERVFVTFAAEAEVPPVWVSKTGKEALLVDGEKPDTSNDKPVRTHWDMLLERRSIEELEVILQDRLDKLRERRGERAAS
- a CDS encoding SPFH domain-containing protein; its protein translation is METTVVLIVLAVLVIFVLVVLVKSVRIIPQARAGVVERLGKYLRTLDPGLNILIPFVDRLLPLLDLREQVVSFPPQQVITEDSLVVSIDTVVYFQVTDARAATYEIANYIHAVEQLTTTTLRNVVGGLNLEEALTSRDRINGQLRGVLDEATGRWGIRVSRVELKAIEPPLSIQDSMEKQMRAERERRATILTAEGTKQSQILTAEGRRQAAILAAEGDAKAAILRADGESQAIQKVFDAIHKGNPDQKLLAYQYLQTLPKLAEGSANKLWIIPSELGEALRGVGSALGDFLPDVKPGPSSPVAAPGSAAGTGTGVPVGSGEQAP
- a CDS encoding NfeD family protein, giving the protein MQELFDWLVNYSWVVWLVLFLGFAAIETLTLDLFFAMLSAGALAAMLAAVLAAPLFLQVVLFCVVALLMIVVVRPIGLKHLKMGTKEHRSNIDRLIGEAALTLEPVGSRTGTVKLAGDTWTARSGDGSLLPAGEEVSVTRIEGATAVVEPLKPGRGRGVEPGSGDGLSGR